A stretch of Candidatus Krumholzibacteriia bacterium DNA encodes these proteins:
- a CDS encoding Gfo/Idh/MocA family oxidoreductase: protein MLRVGVIGLGVHGLRYARHLARDVPGATLAAVCRRDGHQAERVGREFGVPHFTNPEALLEHPGVDAVVIVTPPPTHLLLATLALERSKPVLLEKPLTQALDEAYELERVVQETGTPLLLGQTLRYNVSLQLARAELDRVGPVRSLTASQRLPRTNLAWQNTETTHPLGSILNTGVHLYDLVRWLLGLEFERIYCVAHRVENPFHEDLFKVLATLRDSDTLVALEVAKCTQSRSSSLEIVGERGQLWVDYQLDQVVYVEGNERTLLRQAKPEPTLPPLLADFARCIERFEPMPITVRDGLRSLEVVEACYRSLAESRHEFVSRPHRVTPPREQE, encoded by the coding sequence ATGCTGCGAGTCGGTGTCATCGGCCTCGGCGTGCACGGTTTGCGCTACGCGCGCCACCTGGCTCGGGACGTTCCCGGAGCCACCCTGGCGGCGGTGTGCCGCCGGGACGGGCACCAGGCCGAGCGCGTGGGGCGCGAGTTCGGCGTGCCGCATTTCACCAACCCCGAGGCGCTCCTGGAGCACCCGGGTGTGGATGCCGTCGTCATCGTGACGCCGCCGCCCACGCATCTGCTGCTCGCGACGCTCGCCCTCGAGCGCAGCAAGCCGGTGCTCCTGGAAAAGCCGCTGACGCAGGCCCTCGACGAGGCCTACGAGCTCGAGCGGGTGGTGCAGGAGACGGGGACGCCGCTACTCCTGGGTCAAACGTTGCGCTACAACGTGTCGCTGCAGCTCGCGCGCGCGGAGCTGGATCGCGTCGGTCCAGTGCGCTCGCTGACCGCCTCGCAGCGCTTGCCGCGCACCAATCTGGCCTGGCAGAACACCGAAACCACGCACCCGCTGGGCTCGATCCTCAACACCGGCGTGCACCTCTACGATCTCGTACGTTGGCTCCTGGGCCTCGAGTTCGAGCGCATCTACTGCGTGGCGCACCGGGTGGAGAACCCGTTCCACGAGGATCTGTTCAAGGTGCTGGCGACGCTGCGCGATTCGGACACGCTCGTCGCCCTCGAGGTGGCCAAGTGCACGCAGTCGCGCTCGTCGAGCTTGGAGATCGTCGGGGAGCGCGGGCAGCTGTGGGTGGATTACCAGCTGGATCAAGTCGTGTACGTGGAGGGCAACGAGCGCACACTACTGCGCCAAGCCAAGCCCGAGCCTACGCTGCCGCCCTTGCTCGCGGATTTCGCCCGCTGCATCGAGCGCTTCGAGCCCATGCCGATCACCGTGCGCGACGGCCTCCGGAGCCTCGAGGTGGTCGAGGCCTGCTACCGCTCCCTCGCCGAGAGCCGGCACGAGTTCGTCTCGCGCCCGCATCGCGTCACCCCGCCGCGGGAGCAGGAGTGA